In Oscarella lobularis chromosome 5, ooOscLobu1.1, whole genome shotgun sequence, the genomic window AAAGTGCACACGTATGCTTGGCCAAAAACAATTTGTTACTAAGAAAATATGGAAAATTCCCTCCTCAACGCGCGACGTTAGAGCAACCGTTAACGGAACTCCTCGCGAAGGATGCACCCTTCGAGTGGACGGAGCGATGCGAAAAAGCCTTTACGGCGCTGAAAGAGAAGTTGGCCTTAGCGTACGTGTTAGTACACTGTGACGCCAAGCTGCCGCTTCGCCTGGCGTGCGACGCTTCCGCGTACGGGCTCGGCGCCGTGCTATCTCACATCATGTCGGATGGGTCAGAGCGGCCTGTCGCTTTCGCACCGAAAACAATGACGGCTACGGAACGGAAGTACAGCCAAATCGAGAAAGAAGCTTACGCTTTGAAATTTGGAGTAACGAAATTCGCGCAATACCTATACGGTCGTCGATTCACGTTGGTGACCGATTATCGACCTCTCGTAACGATTTTCGGAAAGAAGGCATCGCTGTCAGCAATAGTGGCGGACCGGATACAGCTCTGGGCGGTCCCTCTGTCAATGCAAACGTTTGACATCGAATACATATCATCGTCGGCTAATGAAAATGAGGGCGGGCTCTCTCGTCTGCCATTGGAtctcgaagaagacgaagaatccATCGGACTCGAGGTCAGAGTGTCGAACGCGCAGCAGATTGCAAGTCTGACGATGACAACTGAAGACTTGGCTCGCGAGACGCGTGAGGATGCAGTTCTGTCGAAAGTGGGCGAGTACATTGAAGAAGGCTGGCCGGCGAAGGTGGGACAAACGCTACAAAAGTACCGCGCGATACGCGAGAACCTCACATATCGGAGTGGAGCGAATGAAAGGCCTGGCTAAACTACACGTTTGGTGGCCGAAGATTTCAGCGGACATTGAGGACGTAGTCCGGAAATGCGAGGCTTGTCAAAGGCATGCTAAGAATCCAGCTCGAGTGATCTTACATCACTGGGAGTggccgacggcggcgttcgaCCGCATACATATCGATTTTGCGGGACCATATATGAAACACATGTTTCTCgtaatcgtcgacgcgtacTCGAAATGGCTCGAGGTAATACCGATGGAGAAAATCTTCTACATTAAAGCGACTCATTTGACGAACGAGGCGAATGTGGGGCGAGAGAAGAGCTTGACAGGAGCGAGACGACAAGTACAAACCAGATTGTGTTCACTGATTCCGGACGACTCCAACGACACAGCAGGGGAATACAGTGACAGAGACGAGGAGAGAACAACGTCCAGAATAGATGTCGACGTAGCAGTAATTCTGGTCGGCTCTGAGACGATGTTCTGTAGCTGGAGAAGGCTGAGGGTTTCCGCAACTAATAGACGATACCAGGTTGGGCGTGTCTATCAGTGCATGCGCACTTGTCGAAGGTGAATAGAAGGAAACGCCCCTTTCCAAACACTCTTCCTGAAGACCGGGTCCGTATGACGATGTACTCGAGTATCTCTACGGTATGACCTCTTTATGATAAGCGTTCGGTGTCCTGGCTTTGGTTGTCTTTAGGTCAGCGAAGGGCAAAACTATAGCGAAGAAATTTTGGTGGGCGTGGTCTCTTTCGCGAAACTCTCTCCCGATGGCAAACGCTGCGCCGAATTCCTCACCAATATCGACATACACGTAAGTGGCATTATTACCTTTGACCTTAGCGAGCAGAGCCCTCGCCGGTGTTTTTTTAAAACTTCTTTGTACACGAAAATAATGTTTCTTGTTCTATCATCGCCGCAAATCACATCGCATTTGCTTCGAAGGGATTTCATTGCATTTTGCGCGCGTTTCCGCAGGCAAAAGAGCTAGTCTCGCGTGGCCAGACCCTTTCCCTGTATATCAATGGTCACGCGAGACTAGCTCTTTTGCGACAAGTGGCCTGCGGAAACGCGCGCAAAATGCAATGAAAGCCCTTCGAAGCAAATGCGATCTGATTTGCGGCGATGATAGAACAAGAAACTGTGATGTACGGGGTTGGGGTTGATTCCAATAGACTGTGACGTAAGCAGCCACGCTACATTGGCGTAGTCGACACTGGTTTCGAACCTTTCAGATGGCTTCGGTGGGCAAAATCGGCGTCTTTGAGAGCGAAAAAGAGGAATGGCGTCATTACATCGAGCGACTGGAATTCTATTTTGaggcgaacgacgtcaccgacgacggcaagaagaaagcaattcTCCTCAGCGTTTGTGGGCCGGCGGCGTATCGAACAATTCGATCCGCATCGTCCGCACCGCTCAGAACAGCATCTTACAACCAGATCACAAGGCAGACAGAAGATCACTTGGATCCCACGCCGTCTAAGGCCACTCGCCGATGGCGTTTTCGTTTGCGACATCGAAAGCAGGGCGAATCGATAGTAGCCTACGTCGCGGAACTACGCAAATTGGCTGAACGCTGTGAGTTCCACGATGTCGCAGAGGAGCTGTGCGACCAGCTCGTGGTTGGAGTGAACGACCACACAATTCGTAGCAAGCTACTCGCGGAAAAGAAGTTGACCTTTGAGTCAGCGTTCGAGATCGCGCGATCCACGGAGGTAGCCGAGATGCAATCACACGAAATGCAAGGAACACCAGACGAATCGGCTCATGCAGTGAGTACTGCAGCCGCGGGAAGCGCCGCATTCAACGCGCAACAACGGAAGTGTTACCGTTGTAACGGAAACCATTCGCCTGCCACGTGTCGTTTCGCTTCATACACCTGTCACGAGTGCGGTAAATTGGGTCACGTTGCTCGTGCTTGCCGCAGTCGCCAACCGGCACCTCCCACGGAGAAGAAAAGTACCAAGGAGTCGCTCAAAGCGAAGAAGGCACATAAAGTGTCGGAGGCACAAGCGACGGATGAGGACAGCAATTCGGCGGAGGAATCGTTCCGGATTAACTTTTGCACAAAAGGTTCCCGAGTGGCGCCATTTATGGTGCCATTAAAAATTGATGGCAAGCCGTGCTCGTTTGAGTTGGACACGGGCGCAGGCGTGTCCCTGATAGGAGAAGTGGAGTTTCGAAAACTGTTGTCGAGACGGAGTGTCCCGGCGTTACGGCGTGGCCGGGTAACGCTGTCGACTTACACGAAAGACCCAATTCCGGTTCTCGGGGAATGCGATGTACGAGTGAGGTACGAAGGTCAGCGAAAGCAGTTGACCCTGATCGTCGTGAAAGGTTACGGGCCGAGCCTGATGGGACGCAACTGGCTTAGTTGGACTGGCCCCGTCTGGCAGCAGATCAGACAGCATCGGTCAATGCGTGTTCGGCAACAAGTGGGCTGCAGATCGTAACGAAATTTCCTGAGGTTTTTGGCAACGGACTAGGAGAGCTTCGGGGACAACAAGCAAAAATTCGAGTCAAGTAAGGCGCCACACCGCGGTTCTGCAAACCGCGGGCGGTTCCATACGCACGTCGATCGTAGgttgaaaacgaaattcgGCGCTTAGAACGACAAGGCGTCATAGAACAAGTGCAGTTTTCCGATTGGGATGCTCCGATAGTGGCGGCGCTCAAAAAAGGGGGCGAGGTGCGAGTTTGCGGTGATTACAGCCTCACGGTCAATCCGGTAATTGTTCCGGACTCGTACCCGCTTCCTCGCATTGATGATTTGCTAGCGTCCCTCGCAGGTGGGGAGTCGTTCACGAAGCTAGATCTCAGCGGCGCTTACCAGCAGGTGGAACTCGACGAGGAATCTAAAAAGCTATTGACCGTCAATACGCCGTGGGGCCTTTTTCGGTACAATCGGCTGCCATTTGGCGTTTCGGTAGCCCCGGCCATTTTTCAACGAATCGTGGACAGTTTGCTGCAAGGCGTACCGGGGACCGTCGTGTATCTCGATGATACATTGGTGACGGGGAAGTCCCGCGAGGAGCATCTTCGCAACCTGGAACTCGTGTTAGGCCGTCTTGCGTTTGAAAACATCAAAAATGCGCGTTTTTCGTTCCTGTGGTGGAATACTGAGGGCATAAAATTGATAAAGAGGGACTCCATCCGACCGATGACAAGGTTGCGGCAGTCACGCACGCACCGGCCCCCAAGAATGTCGCGCAGCTCAAAGCGTATTTGGGTTTGGTCAACTATTATGAAAAATTCATCCGGTACTTGGCGACGAAGCTGGCTCCGCTGTATCGTCTACTCGAAAAAGGAACTCAGTGGAAATGGGGCGACCGCGAAGTTCAGGCTTTTGCGGACTCAAAGAAAGCTTTGACGTCGGACTGTGTTTTAGCACACTATGATCCAGCATTACCGTTGACATTGGCTTGCGATGCGTCACCGGTGGGAGTTGGAGCCGTTTTGTCACACGTTTGGCCTGACGGGAGGGAACAACCCGTGGCGTATGCATCGCAATCGTTATCGGCGCGGTAGCGACGATATTCGCAGCTCGACAAGGAAGGTGCGGCGGTGGTTTTTGGGCTCAAGAAGTTCTAAATGTTTCTGGCTAGACGACCGTTTACAATCTTTACGGATCATAAGCCGTTATTGACATTATTCGGTCCGGATAAAGGAACTCCGCTGCTTGGCTCACCGCGGATCTTAAGATGGTCGGCTAAGCTCAAGGCGTTTCAGTATACGCTAAAGTACCGTCCCGGGGCGGCAAACGGAAATGCGGACGGGTTGAGCAGGCTGCCCTTGGACGACATTGCTGAAAAACCAGAGTCGCCTATTGAGGCAGTCTTGTCCCTACGTGCTTTGGAACTGACGGCAACGGAATCTCCCATCGTG contains:
- the LOC136187349 gene encoding LOW QUALITY PROTEIN: uncharacterized protein (The sequence of the model RefSeq protein was modified relative to this genomic sequence to represent the inferred CDS: substituted 1 base at 1 genomic stop codon), with the protein product MASVGKIGVFESEKEEWRHYIERLEFYFEANDVTDDGKKKAILLSVCGPAAYRTIRSASSAPLRTASYNQITRQTEDHLDPTPSKATRRWRFRLRHRKQGESIVAYVAELRKLAERCEFHDVAEELCDQLVVGVNDHTIRSKLLAEKKLTFESAFEIARSTEVAEMQSHEMQGTPDESAHAVSTAAAGSAAFNAQQRKCYRCNGNHSPATCRFASYTCHECGKLGHVARACRSRQPAPPTEKKSTKESLKAKKAHKVSEAQATDEDSNSAEESFRINFCTKGSRVAPFMVPLKIDGKPCSFELDTGAGVSLIGEVEFRKLLSRRSVPALRRGRVTLSTYTKDPIPVLGECDVRVRYEGQRKQLTLIVVKVGLAPSGSRSDSIGQCVFGNKWAADRATPRFCKPRAVPYARRSXVENEIRRLERQGVIEQVQFSDWDAPIVAALKKGGEVRVCGDYSLTVNPVIVPDSYPLPRIDDLLASLAGGESFTKLDLSGAYQQVELDEESKKLLTVNTPWGLFRYNRLPFGVSVAPAIFQRIVDSLLQGVPGTVVYLDDTLVTGKSREEHLRNLELVLGRLAFENIKNAQGLHPTDDKVAAVTHAPAPKNVAQLKAYLGLVNYYEKFIRYLATKLAPLYRLLEKGTQWKWGDREVQAFADSKKALTSDCVLAHYDPALPLTLACDASPVGVGAVLSHVWPDGREQPVARPFTIFTDHKPLLTLFGPDKGTPLLGSPRILRWSAKLKAFQYTLKYRPGAANGNADGLSRLPLDDIAEKPESPIEAVLSLRALELTATESPIVVSDIDGSGSNPAAEVSLTYVAIRAPFLYEAVVNLCPVDGLEMLLTSPGVTIADMGLYSVLYSLLASGVPLDFGYFEYVFDEGASVSLFTMAKMENIPEALMMNFLEEKGATVSPGALIEAANASPSLLE